One Streptomyces sp. B21-105 genomic region harbors:
- a CDS encoding intradiol ring-cleavage dioxygenase — translation MTRRKVVVAGAGAAVAVGAGGALAAGAFAGEKKPARKAAAKPATGGAKATASAGSSEACYLLTSETTEGPYYIDADKIRRDITEDKEGIPLTLALKVIDSETCKPVANAAVDIWHCDALGLYSGYESLSSGGGGAPSGAPTDAPTGTPTDVPTAAPTGEPPSGGGGGGGHEEPTDDKRYLRGTWKTDRQGRVTFKTVFPGWYRGRTVHIHTKVHVDGKWTDAGYEGGHACHTGQFFFDEASVIAASAVAPYSTSTTERTTLTEDTIYDRSGTQGGLLQLKYDKKRIARGVVGSITMAVEPDATHDGTDDGVQPGASASSE, via the coding sequence CTGACGCGCCGCAAGGTCGTCGTGGCCGGCGCGGGCGCGGCCGTCGCGGTCGGCGCCGGCGGGGCACTCGCGGCCGGCGCCTTCGCCGGTGAGAAGAAGCCCGCGAGGAAGGCCGCGGCGAAGCCCGCGACGGGCGGCGCCAAGGCCACGGCCTCCGCCGGTTCCTCCGAGGCCTGCTACCTGCTCACCTCCGAGACCACCGAGGGTCCCTACTACATCGACGCCGACAAGATCCGCCGGGACATCACCGAGGACAAGGAGGGCATCCCCCTCACCCTCGCCCTGAAAGTGATCGACTCCGAGACCTGCAAGCCCGTCGCGAACGCCGCCGTCGACATCTGGCACTGCGACGCCCTCGGCCTCTACTCGGGCTACGAGAGCCTCTCCTCCGGAGGCGGCGGCGCCCCCTCCGGAGCCCCGACCGACGCGCCCACCGGGACCCCGACCGACGTCCCCACGGCCGCCCCGACCGGTGAGCCGCCCTCCGGCGGCGGCGGTGGTGGCGGGCACGAGGAGCCGACCGACGACAAGCGCTATCTGCGCGGCACGTGGAAGACCGACCGGCAGGGCCGCGTCACCTTCAAGACGGTGTTCCCGGGCTGGTACCGGGGCCGTACCGTCCACATCCACACCAAGGTGCATGTGGACGGGAAGTGGACCGACGCCGGTTACGAGGGCGGGCACGCCTGCCACACCGGGCAGTTCTTCTTCGACGAGGCGTCCGTGATCGCCGCGTCCGCCGTGGCGCCGTACTCCACCAGCACCACCGAGCGCACCACGCTCACCGAGGACACGATCTACGACCGGAGCGGCACCCAGGGCGGTCTGCTTCAGCTGAAGTACGACAAGAAGCGCATCGCGAGAGGGGTGGTCGGCTCGATCACGATGGCCGTCGAGCCGGACGCCACCCACGACGGCACGGACGACGGTGTCCAGCCAGGCGCGTCGGCCTCGTCGGAATAG
- a CDS encoding pectate lyase family protein, producing MAVASHRRSLRSRRVLVITAAVVAAGVGAGVVVMNANASPVDLYHQTLAAKDGWASSGAGTTGGSKADAAHTFTVSTRAQLVKALGSASDTTPRIIKIKGTIDANTDDSGKKLTCASYASGTGYSLSAYLKAYDPSSYGRSKLPSGTQEKARAAAQTKQAKNIVFKVPANTSLVGVPGTAAGISGGMLQIQNVDNVIVRNLNFSATEDCFPQWDPTDGSTGNWNSNYDSVTLRGATHVWADHNTFTDAPHLDSVNPKYYGREFQIHDGSLDITKSSDLVTVSRNQFTNHDKTMLIGSSDSEPAGKLRVSIHHNVWKGIVQRAPLARVGQVHIYNNLYDVTPLNGYVTQYSINSRAKAQVVAENNYWKLASGGKVAKLLSGDGTGAVKGSGNLVNGTVTDVVAAYNAASSKDLKTTVNWTPTLTSGLETSAKNLPTSLATTTGAGVLKAY from the coding sequence GTGGCAGTTGCCTCCCACCGCCGGTCCCTCCGCTCGCGCCGCGTCCTCGTGATCACCGCAGCCGTGGTGGCCGCAGGCGTCGGCGCCGGTGTCGTCGTGATGAACGCGAACGCCTCGCCCGTCGACCTGTACCACCAGACGCTCGCGGCCAAGGACGGCTGGGCTTCCTCCGGCGCGGGCACCACCGGCGGCTCCAAGGCCGACGCGGCGCACACCTTCACCGTCTCCACTCGCGCCCAGCTGGTGAAGGCGCTGGGCTCGGCGTCCGACACCACCCCCCGGATCATCAAGATCAAGGGCACGATCGACGCCAACACCGACGACTCGGGCAAGAAGCTGACCTGCGCGAGCTACGCGTCCGGCACCGGGTACTCGCTCTCGGCGTACCTGAAGGCGTACGACCCCTCGTCCTACGGCAGGTCGAAGCTGCCGTCCGGCACCCAGGAGAAGGCCCGCGCCGCCGCCCAGACCAAGCAGGCGAAGAACATCGTCTTCAAGGTCCCCGCCAACACGAGCCTGGTCGGTGTGCCGGGTACGGCCGCCGGGATCTCCGGCGGCATGCTCCAGATCCAGAACGTGGACAACGTCATCGTCCGCAACCTGAACTTCTCCGCCACCGAGGACTGCTTCCCACAGTGGGACCCGACCGACGGTTCCACCGGCAACTGGAACTCCAACTACGACTCCGTCACCCTGCGCGGAGCCACTCATGTCTGGGCCGACCACAACACGTTCACGGACGCGCCCCACCTGGACAGCGTCAACCCGAAGTACTACGGCCGCGAGTTCCAGATCCACGACGGCTCCCTCGACATCACCAAGAGCTCCGACCTGGTGACCGTCTCGCGCAACCAGTTCACCAACCACGACAAGACGATGCTGATCGGCAGCAGCGACAGTGAGCCGGCCGGCAAGCTGCGGGTCTCGATCCACCACAACGTCTGGAAGGGCATCGTCCAGCGCGCCCCGCTGGCCCGCGTCGGCCAGGTGCACATCTACAACAACCTGTACGACGTGACGCCCCTCAACGGCTACGTGACGCAGTACAGCATCAACTCCCGCGCGAAGGCGCAGGTCGTCGCCGAGAACAACTACTGGAAGCTGGCGTCCGGCGGCAAGGTCGCGAAGCTCCTCAGCGGCGACGGCACCGGCGCGGTCAAGGGCTCCGGCAACCTCGTCAACGGCACGGTGACCGACGTCGTCGCCGCCTACAACGCCGCGTCCTCGAAGGACCTCAAGACGACGGTCAACTGGACCCCGACCCTCACCTCGGGCCTGGAGACCTCGGCGAAGAACCTGCCGACCTCCCTGGCGACGACGACGGGCGCGGGCGTCCTGAAGGCGTACTGA
- a CDS encoding ATP-binding SpoIIE family protein phosphatase — protein sequence MRTGEPLPAVGEVLVSLATGLWHWDTATGLVTVDAEAARLLGLPREETVLTEAQTRARLHPVDWNEITGVVQLAVAEGTLAEVRIRIMDDRGRVVRVVRSRSKPSFDPVKKAYELIGTLQEVTEPTPGTPAGRTAVTGDWRRSREAFLLDAGRALAEARSTAEVLRVAAGLSMPGFSPDGLAVFGVEGDRLTIIGHHGHHGHHGHQSGDEDPFTQMSIHTDYPAAEVVRTGRAVYLSSPEQYKERYPLTWPLAAPFGRHSWAFLPLTVAGRTMGAWMAGFTYPVAFTPDERSVLTTVARMLAQALTRASAAETQRELTDGLQRSMLPTLGPEIPGMTLAARYIPTGGGLQVGGDWYDMIPLPGGTSRTNSGGASRTTPGGASRMNPAGSRFALVIGDVQGHDVRAAGLMGQLRIALRAYAAEGHRPDAVLSRASGFLHGLADADGGADLRFATCLYIEVDPVTGVLEAARAGHLDPAIRMADGTVLLRDIAGGLPLGIDPDADYPTTRLALEPGEALMLCTDGLLETGGHDLDTGWRRVRKILEAHEGDLEELADALVQAVHGPSSHHTTGPLADRREDDIAVLLLCRQGEGGCGPGAAPLPARQPVRRSMLTVAQAEPERIAVARQQLRELLHDWSCEDQVDSAVLLVSETLTNVLVHTDADALLVAEVTGAPGERRLRIEVTDTGDDLPHMRRPGELASSGRGLVLIELLADTWGVAPRGEGKSIWFELYEPSATVS from the coding sequence ATGCGCACTGGCGAGCCTCTGCCCGCCGTGGGGGAGGTCCTCGTCTCCCTCGCGACCGGCCTGTGGCACTGGGACACCGCCACCGGGCTGGTCACGGTCGACGCCGAGGCAGCCCGGCTGCTCGGTCTGCCCCGGGAGGAGACCGTCCTCACGGAGGCCCAGACCCGGGCCCGGCTGCACCCCGTCGACTGGAACGAGATCACCGGAGTGGTGCAGCTCGCCGTCGCCGAGGGCACCCTCGCCGAGGTGCGGATCCGCATCATGGACGACCGGGGGCGGGTGGTCCGGGTCGTCCGCAGCCGTTCCAAGCCGTCCTTCGACCCGGTCAAGAAGGCGTACGAGCTGATCGGCACCCTCCAGGAGGTCACCGAGCCGACCCCGGGCACCCCGGCCGGGCGGACCGCCGTCACCGGCGACTGGCGCCGCTCACGGGAGGCGTTCCTGCTGGACGCGGGCCGGGCTCTCGCGGAGGCACGGTCCACCGCGGAGGTGCTGCGGGTCGCCGCCGGACTGTCGATGCCGGGCTTCTCACCGGACGGCCTCGCCGTCTTCGGCGTGGAGGGCGACCGGCTGACGATCATCGGCCACCACGGCCACCACGGCCACCACGGCCACCAGTCGGGCGACGAGGACCCCTTCACCCAGATGTCCATCCATACGGACTATCCGGCCGCCGAGGTCGTGCGCACCGGGCGTGCCGTGTACCTGTCCTCCCCGGAGCAGTACAAGGAGCGCTATCCGCTCACCTGGCCGCTGGCCGCGCCCTTCGGCCGTCACTCCTGGGCGTTCCTGCCGCTGACCGTGGCCGGCCGCACGATGGGTGCCTGGATGGCCGGCTTCACCTACCCGGTGGCGTTCACCCCCGACGAACGGTCCGTGCTGACGACGGTCGCCAGGATGCTCGCCCAGGCCCTCACCCGCGCGAGTGCGGCGGAGACCCAGCGCGAGCTGACCGACGGCCTGCAGCGCTCCATGCTCCCGACGCTCGGCCCCGAGATACCGGGCATGACCCTCGCCGCCCGCTACATACCGACCGGCGGCGGCCTCCAGGTCGGCGGCGACTGGTACGACATGATCCCGCTGCCCGGCGGCACGTCCCGGACGAACTCCGGGGGAGCGTCCCGGACGACCCCCGGCGGCGCGTCCAGGATGAACCCGGCGGGCAGCCGCTTCGCCCTGGTCATCGGGGACGTCCAGGGCCACGACGTCCGTGCGGCGGGTCTCATGGGCCAGCTGCGCATCGCGCTGAGGGCGTATGCCGCCGAGGGCCACCGCCCCGACGCGGTCCTCTCCCGCGCCTCCGGATTCCTGCACGGCCTCGCCGACGCGGACGGCGGCGCCGACCTGCGCTTCGCCACCTGCCTGTACATCGAGGTCGATCCGGTGACCGGGGTGCTGGAGGCCGCCCGGGCCGGCCATCTGGACCCGGCGATCCGGATGGCCGACGGCACGGTACTGCTCCGCGACATCGCGGGCGGACTGCCCCTGGGCATCGACCCGGACGCCGACTACCCCACCACCCGGCTCGCCCTGGAACCCGGCGAGGCGCTGATGCTGTGCACCGACGGCCTGCTCGAGACCGGCGGCCACGACCTCGACACCGGCTGGCGGCGCGTCCGCAAGATCCTGGAGGCGCACGAGGGCGACCTCGAGGAACTGGCCGACGCCCTGGTCCAGGCGGTGCACGGCCCCTCGTCCCACCACACCACGGGTCCACTGGCCGACCGCCGCGAGGACGACATAGCCGTACTGCTGCTCTGCCGCCAGGGCGAGGGCGGCTGCGGTCCGGGCGCCGCGCCGCTGCCCGCCCGGCAGCCCGTGCGCCGCTCGATGCTGACGGTCGCGCAGGCCGAACCGGAGCGCATCGCCGTGGCCCGGCAGCAACTGCGCGAACTGCTGCACGACTGGAGCTGCGAGGACCAGGTCGACTCGGCCGTCCTGCTCGTCTCCGAGACCCTGACCAACGTCCTCGTCCACACCGACGCCGACGCGCTGCTGGTCGCCGAGGTCACCGGCGCGCCCGGAGAACGCCGGCTCCGCATCGAGGTCACCGACACCGGCGACGACCTCCCGCACATGCGCCGCCCCGGCGAGCTGGCCTCCTCGGGCCGTGGCCTCGTCCTCATCGAGCTGCTCGCGGACACCTGGGGGGTCGCGCCGCGGGGCGAGGGCAAGAGCATCTGGTTCGAGCTCTACGAACCGTCGGCGACAGTCTCGTAG
- the aspS gene encoding aspartate--tRNA ligase has product MHRYRSHTCGELRASDVGTDVRLSGWLHNRRDLGGILFIDLRDHYGITQLVARPGTPAYEALDKLTKESTVRIDGKVVSRGAENVNADLPTGEVEVEVGEVELLGAAAPLPFTINAEDGVNEERRLEYRFLDLRRERMHRNIMLRTSVISAMRHKMTALGFNEMATPILSATSPEGARDFVVPSRLHAGRFYALPQAPQQFKQLLMISGFDRYFQIAPCFRDEDARADRSPGEFYQLDVEMSFVEQEDVFQPIEKLMTELFEEFGGGRHVTSPFPRIPFRESMLKYGSDKPDLRARLELVDITDVFEGSEFKAFAGKHVRALAVPDVSAQPRKFFDQLGDFAVSQGAKGLAWVRVAEDGSLSGPIAKFLTEENVAELTKRLSLAAGHAVFFGAGEFDEVSKIMGAVRVEAAKRAGHFEEGVFRFCWIVDFPMYEKDEETGKIDFSHNPFSMPQGGLEALETQDPLDILGWQYDIVCNGVELSSGAIRNHEPEIMLKAFEIAGYDRETVEDKFAGMLRAFRFGAPPHGGIAPGVDRIVMLLADEPNIRETISFPLNGNAQDLMMGAPTELEEARLRELHLSVRKPQPK; this is encoded by the coding sequence ATGCATCGGTACAGGTCCCACACCTGCGGCGAGCTCCGCGCCTCTGACGTCGGCACCGACGTCCGGCTGAGCGGCTGGCTGCACAATCGGCGCGACCTGGGCGGCATCCTCTTCATCGATCTGCGCGATCACTACGGCATCACGCAGCTCGTCGCACGTCCGGGCACGCCCGCGTACGAGGCCCTCGACAAGCTGACCAAGGAGTCGACGGTCCGCATCGACGGCAAGGTCGTCTCGCGTGGCGCGGAGAACGTCAACGCGGACCTGCCGACCGGCGAGGTCGAGGTCGAGGTCGGCGAGGTCGAGCTGCTGGGCGCGGCCGCCCCGCTGCCCTTCACGATCAACGCCGAGGACGGGGTCAACGAGGAGCGGCGTCTGGAGTACCGCTTCCTGGACCTGCGCCGGGAGCGCATGCACCGCAACATCATGCTGCGCACGTCGGTCATCTCGGCGATGCGGCACAAGATGACAGCGCTGGGCTTCAACGAGATGGCGACGCCGATCCTGTCCGCGACGTCCCCCGAGGGCGCCCGCGACTTCGTCGTCCCGTCCCGGCTGCACGCGGGCCGTTTCTACGCCCTGCCGCAGGCCCCGCAGCAGTTCAAGCAGCTGCTGATGATCTCGGGCTTCGACCGCTACTTCCAGATCGCGCCCTGTTTCCGGGACGAGGACGCGCGTGCGGACCGGTCGCCGGGCGAGTTCTACCAGCTCGACGTGGAGATGAGCTTCGTCGAGCAGGAGGACGTCTTCCAGCCGATCGAGAAGCTCATGACCGAGCTGTTCGAGGAGTTCGGCGGCGGCCGCCACGTCACCTCGCCGTTCCCGCGCATCCCGTTCCGCGAGTCGATGCTGAAGTACGGCTCCGACAAGCCGGACCTGCGGGCCCGGCTGGAGCTCGTCGACATCACCGACGTCTTCGAGGGCTCGGAGTTCAAGGCCTTCGCCGGCAAGCACGTACGTGCGCTGGCGGTGCCGGATGTCTCCGCGCAGCCCCGGAAGTTCTTCGACCAGCTGGGCGACTTCGCGGTCTCGCAGGGCGCGAAGGGTCTGGCCTGGGTGCGTGTCGCCGAGGACGGCTCGCTGTCCGGGCCGATCGCGAAGTTCCTCACCGAGGAGAACGTCGCCGAGCTGACCAAGCGGCTCTCGCTGGCCGCCGGTCACGCCGTCTTCTTCGGCGCGGGCGAGTTCGACGAGGTCTCGAAGATCATGGGCGCGGTGCGCGTCGAGGCCGCCAAGCGCGCCGGGCACTTCGAGGAAGGCGTCTTCCGCTTCTGCTGGATCGTCGACTTCCCGATGTACGAGAAGGACGAGGAGACCGGCAAGATCGACTTCTCGCACAACCCGTTCTCGATGCCGCAGGGCGGTCTGGAGGCCCTGGAGACGCAGGACCCGCTGGACATCCTGGGCTGGCAGTACGACATCGTCTGCAACGGCGTCGAGCTGTCCTCCGGCGCGATCCGTAACCACGAGCCGGAGATCATGCTCAAGGCGTTCGAGATCGCGGGCTACGACCGGGAGACCGTCGAGGACAAGTTCGCCGGCATGCTGCGCGCGTTCCGCTTCGGCGCCCCGCCGCACGGCGGGATCGCCCCGGGCGTCGACCGCATCGTCATGCTGCTGGCCGACGAGCCGAACATCCGCGAGACCATCTCCTTCCCGCTCAACGGCAACGCCCAGGACCTCATGATGGGCGCACCGACGGAGCTGGAGGAGGCCCGGCTGAGGGAGCTGCACCTGTCGGTGCGCAAGCCGCAGCCGAAGTAG
- a CDS encoding PH domain-containing protein, which translates to MALFGNAHPIDPAQAQQDYARLLGQGEQVQAAFLLIRDTILFTDRRLILVDKQGITGKKTEYHSIPYRSITHFAVETAGTFDLDAELKIWVSGSSMPIEKTFTKGVDIYEVQAILTQFVAK; encoded by the coding sequence ATGGCACTTTTCGGCAACGCGCATCCCATCGACCCCGCGCAGGCGCAGCAGGACTACGCGCGGCTGCTGGGTCAGGGAGAGCAGGTACAGGCCGCGTTCCTGCTGATCCGCGACACCATCCTGTTCACGGACCGCCGGCTGATCCTCGTCGACAAGCAGGGCATCACCGGCAAGAAGACCGAGTACCACTCCATCCCGTACCGCAGCATCACCCACTTCGCCGTGGAGACCGCCGGCACCTTCGACCTCGACGCCGAACTGAAGATCTGGGTCTCCGGCTCGTCCATGCCGATCGAGAAGACCTTCACCAAGGGCGTCGACATCTACGAAGTCCAGGCGATCCTCACCCAGTTCGTGGCGAAGTAG
- a CDS encoding class I SAM-dependent methyltransferase — MSGTESSDYTQRLARLETSGVKRLLPTQAPYRWNLKRLRLGRVLDVGCGIGRNLLNCGPDSVGVDHNATSVETCRERGLNAYTPDELASAPDCGPGSFDSLLCAHVLEHMDETLGNSILEQYLPLVKPGGSVVLICPQEAGYKTDATHVRFVDFDGLRAHAEKADLVVERSYSFPFARPIGKVFPYNEFVLVARTPAS; from the coding sequence ATGTCCGGTACGGAATCCTCCGACTACACCCAGCGGCTCGCACGGTTGGAGACCTCGGGGGTCAAACGCCTGCTGCCCACTCAGGCCCCGTACCGGTGGAATCTGAAGCGACTGCGGCTGGGGCGGGTGCTGGACGTCGGCTGCGGCATCGGGCGGAACCTGCTGAACTGCGGGCCGGACAGTGTGGGTGTCGACCACAACGCGACCTCGGTCGAGACCTGCCGTGAGCGCGGTCTGAACGCGTACACGCCGGACGAGCTGGCCTCGGCCCCGGACTGCGGCCCGGGCTCTTTCGACAGCCTGCTGTGCGCGCATGTCCTGGAGCACATGGACGAGACGCTGGGAAACTCGATCCTGGAGCAGTACCTGCCGCTGGTGAAGCCCGGCGGCTCGGTCGTGCTGATCTGTCCGCAGGAGGCGGGCTACAAGACGGACGCCACGCATGTGCGCTTCGTCGACTTCGACGGGCTGCGCGCGCACGCCGAGAAGGCCGACCTGGTCGTCGAGCGCAGTTACTCCTTCCCGTTCGCCCGGCCGATCGGCAAGGTCTTCCCCTACAACGAGTTCGTCCTCGTGGCCCGCACACCCGCCTCGTGA